One Ornithinicoccus hortensis genomic window, ACTCGCCGCAAGGATCAGAAGATCAGCCATGCCGACAACCTCCGGTCCGGAGCACACTGACGACTCGGTCCAACTCTGCGTCTGTCATCTCGTGGAACAACGGGAGAATGAGAGTGTTGTCGGTGAGTCGTTCGGTGTTGTCGAGAGACGCGGTGCCCCAGTCCCTTTCAGAAAAAGCCGGTTGTCGGTGCGCAGCCATGATGCCCCGCCGACCGGAGATGTCGGCTTCCGCGAGGAGCCCCAACAGACCGTCCCTGCTGATCGGGTACTCAGGGAGTACCTCGATCCAATAAGACTGGAAGTTGGCCGTACCCCACACCGGATCCTGCACCGGCCTGAGGCCTGAGATCAGACTTGTCGCAGCCCCGTAGGTCTTCGCCAGTTCCCGACGCCGGGTGAGAATCTCATCCAACCTCCCAAGCTGCACGAGGCCGACCGCGGCTTGGAGGTCAGTCAGGCGGAAGTTGTATCCGACCTCGAGATACTCTTCGGCGGGCGCCAGGACCTGCGCGTGCCGAGCTGCCGCAGAAACGCTCATGGCGTGTTCGCGCAGTCGACGTGCACGCTCGGCCCACTCCCTATGCGGCGTCGTGAGCATCCCGCCCTCACCCGTCGTAAGGATCTTCCGGGGATGGAATGACCATGCTGCAAGGTCTGCCCCCGCCCCTACCGGCTTGCCTTGGAAGGTCGAACCGATCCCGCAAGCAGCGTCCTCGATCACCACGATCCCCCGAGGCTCGCAGAACTCCCGAATTGACGCGAGGTCAACCGGAACACCACCCTGGTCAACCGCGATGACGGCCTTC contains:
- a CDS encoding DegT/DnrJ/EryC1/StrS family aminotransferase — translated: MNRLNVMRPWLGEEEVAAVSEVIRSGWVAQGPRVAEFERAFADKQMIAHAVATSNCTTALHLALLVAGVGPGDDVVVPSFSFIATANAPTYVGARPVFADVDCDTGNLTPDTVNAAVTDATKAVIAVDQGGVPVDLASIREFCEPRGIVVIEDAACGIGSTFQGKPVGAGADLAAWSFHPRKILTTGEGGMLTTPHREWAERARRLREHAMSVSAAARHAQVLAPAEEYLEVGYNFRLTDLQAAVGLVQLGRLDEILTRRRELAKTYGAATSLISGLRPVQDPVWGTANFQSYWIEVLPEYPISRDGLLGLLAEADISGRRGIMAAHRQPAFSERDWGTASLDNTERLTDNTLILPLFHEMTDAELDRVVSVLRTGGCRHG